The stretch of DNA GCGCGTTCTGGACCGTATCTGTGCGGCGTCGTCGCGTCTCGAACTCGTCGGCGATTGCCTCCGTGACGAACGCTTCCGGATCGACGTCGAAGGACGTCCGCTCGGCGAGTTCGAGGCTCGCCTCGCGGTTGTAGCCGAACTTCTCGAGGAGCGACTCGACGGGGTCCGGATCGGACTCGAGTCGGCCGGTCGGCACTCGTTTCCCGAGCACGTCGACGGCCTCCGAGGCGGTAAAATGGCCCCGGAAGAACGTATCACAGAGGAGGCCGTGGAACATCGTATCGACATCGATCTCGTCCGTGTAGCCGGCGTGGTGGATGTGCAAGGACTCCTTGATCCCCTGTGAGTAACGGATCTTCGACTCGTCGGGCCGGAGGTACCGCTCGTCCGGCGGGAAGGCGGTGTGGCTCGCGCCGTACTGGGCGGCGAGCGCTCGCGCACCGCGAACCTCTTGGGCGTCCAGTGAGCCGACCGTGTAACTTCGGTCAATGTCCTCGACCTGTGAGAGGATGATCCGCGAATCGTAGCCCGCCGAGAGGAGCACACCCGTTCGGCCGGGAAGCGACGACCGCCGCCGGAACGCCCGGCCAAGGCGGTCGGCGAGCTCGTCGACGGGATCGAACGTCCGGGACGGCTGTGGATCGTAGACGAACCGGTCGAAGGAGTCGACCGATGCGGGCGTGAGACGGCTGTCCAGCGGGAGTCGAGAGAGTTCCGTAACGGCCGTCTTCTCGCCGAGTATCACACCCAGATGCAGGAACTCGAGGACGCCGTCACGGTCAAGCGTCGGCTCCGCGATCGTGCGACCGATCGCAGCGGCGTCCGTTCCGAAGACGCGAACCCCGTGATCGTCGGTATAGAAGCACTCCCGGGAGCGGACCGGGTCCGTGGCGACGAACGCGTCGCCACTCACTTCAGCATCGATCACGACGAGATACGATCCGTTGAGTTCTCGCAGTGCTTCGATGCCGATCGTCTCGTAGCGTTTGAGAAGCCAACGCGCGGCGTTCGGGTCGTCATCGGGAACGTACGCCTCTCCCCAGACGAGACAGCACCCCTCGTCGCCGGTGTACGTGGCGCTCCAGCCGGGCGTTCTGAGATCTGCGTCTCGGATACCGACTGTGATGGTCGATCCGGCGAGCACTTCGTCGAAGTCGTCGCTTGATCTGAACCGCTCGAACGTGTCAATACCACCGATTACACCGAAGAGTTCCCTGTTCATCGTCGAAGACCACCTTGCAGACGACGTACGATTACAGCGTGGAAGCGCCGAGCGCCGCCCGACCTCCGTTCGCGTACGTCTTCGTGGAACGCTCGAACGGGCACTCAATTACTATACGACCATTAAGTGCCAGAGCGGTCGCCACTAACCGTATCGGACGGTCGCCGAGCCGGCCTATCCGATCTATAATAATGGTATCGCTGTCGGTAACTCCGGCTCACTGATGTCACAGAAACGCACAACGCGACGTCGATTCCTCGCACTGTCCGGCGCCGCCGGAATTACAGGCCTAGCCGGCTGTGCAGAGCGAATCGAGTCTGCAACCGACCAGCTCCGCGAGAAGTCGGCAGCCGTGACACCCGACGGATCGGACAGCTCTACCCCGGGACTCACCGACGGCGTTCCGCCGCTCGAGACCGAATTCGACAGCCGAGAACGATATCGACAGCCGGGCGACTCGCTCGACGACTTCAGCGATCTTGACGCCTGGACCATCGTTCAGGGATCGGGTGGGGCAGACGAGGATGTCGTGTTCGACGGCGATCAGAGCTTCAGACTCCGATCGAACGGCAGCGAGAGCGTCATCGCCGAACGGAGCCTCGAGGGCGAGGATCTGACGGAAACGGACCTGTCGTTCGCGGTGCGGACGACGACGCCCGACAGCATCACGGTCAACCTGCGGGTCGTCGACCAGTTCGGGAGCGCGAAAGTATACTCACTGCGGCAGATCCGGTACCGTGCACCCGACGTCGGCTGGTTCCGAACGAGTCCCGGCGTCTTCCAGCAGAGCGAGTACGAACCCGCACTCGACCACCTCGACCGGCTCGAGATTCAGGTGCTTCACTCCATGCCGGAGGCGGAGGTCTGGATCGACGACCTGCGAACCCATCCGACGCCCGATCAGGGGTATGTCATGCTGAGCTGGGATGACGGGACGCTCGACTACTACGAGACGGCCGCGCCGCTCCACGATGAGTACGGGTTCCCGGCGGTTCAGGCGCCGATACCGCGGTGGGCCGAACAGGGACGAGACGGGATCATGTCGATTTCGGAACTCCAGGACCGACAGGAGGCTGGCGATCAGATCGTCGTCCACGGAACGCACGAACCGATTCACGAACTCGACGACGAAGCGACGATCAACGAACGGCTCAGGCGGGACAAGCAGTGGTTCATCGACAACGGGTTCGAAGGCGCGAACTACATTGTCCATCCACACAACAGCTTCGACAAGACGAGCCTCGAGCAGGCGACTGATTACCACTACTGTGGTGGCTTCAATCAGGCCGGCAACGTCAATACGACGAGCGTCTACGGCTTCGATCCGCTGGCGTTACCGCGGACGATCGGCCACGACCTCGAGATATCGAAACGGTGTGTCGACCTCGCCGCTCGGCACAACCAGTGTACGATTCTCAACTTCCACACGTTCGAGGCAACCAACACGATGCCGAAAGCCGACTACGAGGCGTTGCTCAAGCACATCGACGGCGCCGATGTCGAGGTCATCACCTTCGACGACCTCTGGAAGCTACGGACGAGCAACGACTGATTCATCACGAGTCGCCCAGCGGACTGTTTCTTGGCGACCGCCTGCCCGCGTAGCGACGTATCGCCGGTTCCGATCTATCGCGGTGGCGATTATCGACTCTGGCGGGGACGCGCGGTCGATGACGAATCGATCAACAGCCCGCCGAGAGCGTGATCCGGTCAGTGTCGGTCGTACCATCGTCGTCGACGACGCGGAGTGTGACCGGATGGTCCCCGGGTGCGCTGATCGTCACCTCGATCGTCTCGCCCGTCCGGTCGAACGCGCCGTTGGCACCGACGCGCCACTCGTAGCGGGCGAGATTACCGTCCGGATCGGACGATTGCGACGCATCGAGCGTCACCGTCTGACCCGGCTCGAGCGTCGTGTCTGCCAGTCCTCGCGGTCGCGTCTCGATCCGTGCGACCGGTGGCTCGCGGTCCGACGGCTGAGTGTCGCCGTCAGCGGACGTGTCCGACTCGGATTCCGTCACCGGCTCGTCGGAGACGCTGCCAGTATCGGTCCCCTCGAGCAAGAGTTCGTCCTCGAAGAGCCGTTCGACGATCGCCCGGTGCCACTGGACGCGGGTCTCGAGTTCGATATCAGTCGAGAGCGTCTCCGCGAGGAACGCGTCGGCATTCAGATCGCGAGCGGCCTTGTGGACGAGCAGCCCGTTCGGCTCGGTATCGGGCGAGGAAAACGGCCCGGCCTGGAACGAGAGGTCGGGATCGTCCACGTAGTTTCTGGTGACGTACTCGGCAGTGTCAGCAGCGGTCGCTTCGTCGCCGTCCGAGTAGAATATCGCCTGGCCGACGCCATCCGTAGGATCGCCCGCGTAGATACCCCTCGACTCGTGGAGGTCGACGACCACGTCGGGATCGTATTCGCTGACGACGTCCCAGATCGCTCGTGCGAGTTCTGTCTGCGGCGTCTCTCCCTCGGGGAACTGTCGGTTGAGGTTGGTCCCCTCCTCGTCGTTTCTGGTTCCGCGCTCGATCGCGACGGTGTTGGCCTCTGGGATTACGACGAGCGTGCCGGCATCGATCGTCCAGTCGGCGATCTGACCTGCGGCTGTATAACCCGCGTCCTCATTTCCGTGTACTCCGCCGACGACGACCGCCGTCGGCCCCTCGGTGTCCGCGCTCGTCACGAAGACGGTCGTTTCCTCGTCCGTTCCCTCGCGAATGGGGAACGATGTTCGAGAGACCATCCCCTCGTCGGTGGCAGTCGTGTCGCCGACCACGCTGGCGACGCCAGCGCTCGTGAGTGTACATCCAGCTGCGAGAGTCAATACGCTCCGCCGTGAGAGTATATCGCGCCTCATTCGTCCGTCCCGTCGACGTCAGTCGGTTTTACTACAGGTGAGATAACAATAGAAACGGGATACTTTCGTTTCTGCAACGGTCCGCGTCGATCGGACGCTCGTCTGCGAGACGAAGAGACCGAACCCGATCAGGCCTGCCGAAGCGGCCGACTCACCGAGTGAGCGCGCGCCGGCCGAGCGTCGCGGTGACGAGCAAGAGAACGAGCACCACCACGATCGGAATCGGTCGCCGCCGGACGCCGGTCCCGGCGACCCAGCAGACGCCGGGATACGTCCGCGCCGACACCGAAGCCGCACGGAGGTGCCACAGCCCTCGCAGGAACCGCCCCTCCGCGAAGTACTGCTTCGCGAGAACGAGTGCGTGGCTCGAGCGGATCTCGTAGCCCTGTTCCTCGAACCGTTCGACCTCGGACTCGTACGCCGAGAGATATCGCTCGCTGGCGGTCGCGACGACGTCCGCCGGCGGACTGCCGGTCTCCTCGCGGACGACGAGCTCCTCGTCGACGTAGGCGAGCTTTCCGTGCTCGAGGACGCGCAGGCAGAACTCGGGGTCCTGGAACCGGTCGAGGTCCTCGTCGAAACCGCCGGCCTCCCTGGCGACCGCGGTCCGGACGAGCAGCGTCGAGCCGGCACCCGGCTGAACGTTGTCCGCGAGGATCTCGCCGACCAGCTCGTCGTTTCCCTCCCGCGTCGGTTCGTCGTCCAGGCGTGCGAGCACGGACGCGGCGGTCGATCGGAGCCGTCCGTCCGCCCCAGACAGGTCGTAACCCGTGTCACAGTAGACGCCGACCCAGTCGCTCGAGCGCTCCTCGAGCGCCGCGAGCTGTCGCTCGAGTTTCTCGGGATGCCACTCGTCGTCCGAGTCGAGGAAGGCGACGTACTCCCCGCGTGCGTGCTCGAGCCCTGTGTTCCGGGCGACGTTCGCACCCTGGTTGGCTTCGTGGACGACCGGCCGAACCCGCTGGTCCTCGTAGGCGGCCAGCACCGACTCGGTGTCGTCGGTGGAGCCGTCGTCGACGACGACCACCTCGAGGTCGTCGATCGTCTGCGCGAGCGCGCTGTCGATCGCGTGCGGAAGCGTCGCCGCCCTGTTGTACGTCGGGATGATCACGCTGACGCGAGTCATTTTCCTGAACTTCCGGTCCGGTCCGGATTATTATCGCGTGGGTAAACGGCCTCACCCGCAAGCAGTGACTGCAGTGACCCGAGTGGGCGGCGACGCGACACTCTCGAGCCACCCGGAACCCGTCGGCGACGAACCCGCTAACGACCGTATAAGGAAGAGCGAACGGTTCGTCGACGCGGTCAATGACGAATCGAAACCGACGATCGTTCGTAACCACGGTTGCAGCGGCCGGAACGCTCGGACTTGCCGGCTGCCTCTCGCAGGTACGCGAATTGCGTGGCGCGGACGGCAAGCCGACGTCGGCCCAGTCGGGCGGTGACACCCCCGATTCCGGAAGCAGAGACCGCCTGGATCTCCCGGGCGAACCGATCGATCGCTTCGAGGACCTCGGCGAGTGGTCGGCGATGATCGACGCTGGCGACCTCGAGTCCGGGACGGACGATCCGTACGCCGGGTCGCAGTCGGCACACCTCACCGCGTCAGAGAACGCCGAGTACGCGGCCGTCTACAGGACGGTTCCGGACGGTCTGGACCTGAGCAACAAGAACTTCTCGCTGGCTGTCAACTTCACCGGGCGCGACCAGCTGCACCTCACGCTCGAACTGTTCGCGCCGAACTCGCGCAACGTACACGCCATGCAACGCACGCTTACCGGACCGGTCGATCGGTGGGTACGTGTCGACTTCGGCACCGATCGGATCGAGACCCAACCCGAGCTCTCGGACGTGCGCGAGATTCGGCTGATCGCCCGCCGCCGCGGTGACACGACCGGCCCGATAGACTGTCAGGTCGACGACCTCCGGGCGGTCGACCGGCCCGACACGGGCCGTGTCATGCTCCTGTTCGATGGGACACTCGAGAGCCACCACGCGTCCGCGTTCGACCACATGCAGGCGTACGACTTCGCAGGCGTCGAAGCGGTTATCCCCGAAGCCGTCGGCGAGGGTGGCCGGCTCACGCTTGACAAACTTACCGAACTGGACGACGCGGGCTGGGACCTCGCAGCCCGGCCGCGAACCGGCTCGAAGTTCCTCCACGAGTTCAGCCCCGAGCAGCAGGAAGGGATGATCCGGCGGACGAAAGCATATCTCGAGAATCGTGGCTTCGAAGACGGCGCGAAGCACTTCGTCACGCCGCGGAACATCCTCGGCTCGACGGCGAACGACCTCGTCCGGGAGTATCACGAGCAGGCGTTCCGGTTCGGCGGCGGCCCGAATGGGCTTCCGCTGACGGACCCCCACAACGTCGGGTTCTTCGCCGGCGACGCCGGAAACGAGACGAAAACGTACGTCGATTATGCTGCCGAGTATGGGGAACTCGCAGTCCTGCACTTCGAATACATCGGCGAGGACGGCATGAGCGAGCAGGCCTTCGACGGCTTACTCGAGTATATCGACACGCAGAACGTCGAGGTCGTCACTGCCACCGACCTCCTGGGTGACCGGTGATGTACCGCGACTCGAGTGTCGGCGTCGTGATCCCCGCCTACAACGAGGAAGGGTTCGTCGGCGATGTGATCCGCGAGATGCCTGCATACGTCGATCGGATCTACGTGATCGACGACCGGTCGACGGACGACACCTGGAGCGAAATCCTCGAGGCCGCGCGGGCGGACACAAGCAAGCATGGGAGCCACGATGGCACAACCGTCCAGCAACTCGTGGCCGACGGCGGTGCGACCGCGCTGGCGAATCGGGCGACGGTTCGCGACACCATCGGTCGAGTCGTCCCGATCGAGCACCGGGAGAACCGCGGTGCCGGCGGCGCGATCAAGACCGGTTATCTCGCCGCACTCGCGGACGGCGTGGACGCGACGGTCACCGTCGACGCGGACGGGCAGATGGACCTCTCCCAGCTGCCGCGACTCCTCGATCCGCTCGTCGAGGGACGCGCCGACTACGCGAAGGGAAACCGGCTCCTGTCGCGTGAGTACCGGGCTGCGATGCCGCGGTTTCGGTTCATCGGTAATGCGACCCTGACGTTTCTGACGAAGATCGCCTCGGGCTACTGGAAGACGATGGATCCCCAAAACGGGTACACGGCGATCTCTCACGACGCGCTCGCGGCGATCGACGTCGAAAACCTCTACGAGTACTATGGCTACTGCAACGACCTGCTGGTGAAACTGAACGTCCACGGAATGCGCGTCGCCGACGTGGCAATGCCGGCCGTCTACGGCGACGAGGAGTCGAGCATCGCGTACGGGGAGTACATCCCGAAGGTTTCGCTCATGTTGCTTCGAGACTTCCTGTGGCGGCTGAAAACGAAGTATCTCGTCCTGGACTTCCACCCGCTCGCACTGTTTTACCTCGTCGGAGCGGCAACGGCTGCCATTGGCGTCGTCGGGACGGGTGTGGCGGTGTCTGCGGCGCTCTCGAACGTCGGCACACCTGCCATTCAGGGTGCGACGAGCCTGTTGTTGTTCGTTGCCGGCACCGCATTCCTCCTGCTGGCGATGGTGTTCGACATGGCCGAAAGCGAATCGCTCGAGCAGCAGGTGCGATAGCGCCGTGCGAGCGCACCGTCACTCGCGTGGTCGTTCGGTGATCCCGTAACTGTTCTCGGTTCCGGCGTCAGTGCCGTCTCAGTGGGGAGTGGCTCGTTCGGCTCGAGGACTGACGAATCCTGTTTCTCCATCATCCGCGTACGAGAAGGTGACGAGCAGCGCGTACCGGCTCTGTCACGGTGTAATGGTCTATATCCCGGACCCCAGGATCCCCAGCGTGAGCCCCGAGACGAGCAGGGAGAGTCCGGCGACGAACAGCAAACTATGGAGCCAGTTCCGCTCCTCTCGCTTCGTCCCACTGGTCGCGAGCCAAGTCCCGATCGCGTCCGCCTTCGCGCCGAGCGGATCGGGGAACGTCGACAGCACCTCGAAGGGTTCGGCGGGGTCCAGCGCGCCGACGAGCAGCGCGAACGTGACGAAGATCACGAACCCGACGGGCGGGACGACTGCGAGTGCGAGCCACGGGTTCGTGATGGCCATCGAGAGGGCGACGATCGGCCCGGCTGCGAGGACGGTCGTCAGTATCGAACGCCCGAGTCGTGCATCCGAGAGGGGATCGAAGCCGACCAGCCGAGCGCTCCAGCAGTGGAAAACGAACATCGACCCATATCCGATGCTGGTCGCGACGGCGGCACCGTGCATCCCAAAGCGGGGGATGAGAGCGACGTTAAGCACGACGTTGATCACGGCCGCAGCGCCGGTGGCTGCGACCGGATAGCGGAGCATGCCCTTCCCCTGTGAAATCGCCAGTACCGGGCGTGCGAGCGCGAAGCCGAGCGACCCGGGCAGTAACAGCAATAGTGGCGTGATCGCCGGCATAGCATCCTCACCGAAGTAGATCGGCACGGCGATGTCCGCCAACGCCGCGAGCCCGACCGCCATGACGGCCGTCAGCAGGAACGTGTACCGCGTCGTCTTGGACGCGAGCTCCGAGATCTCTCGGAGCCGATTTTGTGACCACAGTTCCGACGTCGAGTGGACGAATACCGTCTGGAGGGCCATCGGGATGAACCAGAGGAACTCGGCGAGCGTGAGCGCTGCCTTGTAATTACCGACTGTAGCGCTCTCACGGAAGCGCTGGAGCATCACGATGTCGATGTGATAGAGCGACATCAGCAGGAAGACCAGCGCGATGCTCATCGAGTTGAACGTGAGCATCTGTTTCCGGGGGAACCGCTTCGTTGGGCGGCTGAAGAGACACGACAGCGGCATGCGACGATGCACGAGGGTCAGCCCGATCACGGCGACGAGCGTACTCGCGACCAGATGCCCTGCAAGCGCGCCGATCACACCGGCACCGAGATACACCAGCGGCACTGCGACGACGACGAATCCAACCTTATCGAGGATCTTCAGCGGCTCCGAGTACCGCTCGAGGCCGAATCCCATGAGTGTCTTCCGCGCGTAATCGCGAAACTGCGCCGTCACGACGAGTGCGGCGAGGACGTAGAAGTAACTCGTCAGTTCGGACCCGAACGCACGACCGACGAGTCCGAACCGTGTCGCGAGCACCAGCAGGAGCGCCCCGAGGACGGAGAGCAAGATCGCCAGCCGAAAGTAAAAGCCGACGACGTGTTCGCTCCAGTTGGCCGCGGCCCGGTCCTCCGCGAGGAACTTGCGGACCCCGTCGGTAATCCCAGAACTGACGAAGATCATGTAGATCGCGAAGACGGACAACAGAAACGCGTATTCGCCGAACGCCGATGCGCCGAGAAACCGGTACAGAAGCGGCGTCGAGAGCGCAGTGACGACGAGCACGACGACTTTTGCACTGACGACCGAGAAGACGCCGCTCGCGATACTCCGATTCACGGTTTCACCCTGTGACAGTCACACTGATAGTCGGCAGCCACCATCGACGACGCTCGCTCGCGATCCGACGTACTCACTGTGGCGAGACAATGGCGGCTGTGCGGCGTTATTATACGGGGGTTAAACGGGGTGAGACGCGGCTATGCGTACGTATTCTCCCAGGTCGTGACGTTGCTCGCCCCAAGGTCACGGATCCCGTCGACCAGCCGGTTCTTCTTGAACGCCGGGCTCGTCGATTCGTCGTAGAGGCAAACGGCCTTCTGGCCGCCCGACGACTCGAGCGTCGAGTCGCGAACGAGTGCGTCGGCGCCGAGATCGATGAACGGATACTGGCTGGCGCGCAATTCGCTCTGGTAGACCGTCATGTCCGCGCCCGTGTTGACGAGGGCGTTTCGGTCGACGCCATCGCGTCCGTGCTGTGTGACGGTGACGTTGCTAAAGCGGCAGTTGTCGCGTTCACAGCGAATCCCGTCGCGGAAACCGCTGGCGTCACCCGCCTGCCCCGAGATCGTGAGATGTTCGGCGAGTATCTGCTCGGTCCTGTCGCTCTCCCGAATCCAGAGCGGGTAGCCGCCGGCAGTTTCGTGCGTGACCTCCGTCTCGACGATCGTCGTTTCGCCCGTGTCTGGGGAGACGACGATCCCGTGGTTGACGTCCGCCCCTCGGACATCTAGGCGAGTGTTGTCGATCCGTGCGCTTTCGCAGGTGTTCATCACCGAAATCGCGTGACTCGTTGGCATCGGCGACGTGATCTCGACGGCAGCCCCATAGATCTCGATATTCCGACCGTTCTCGATCCGAATCCCGCGCTGGGACCGATCCTCGGGTCGCGTCGAATCGACTTCGACGGTCGGCCACCGAATTTCGCTGCCCTGGCCACCGACACGGACGTTCGCACCGTTGCTGTTCCGGAACCAGCCACCGTGAACGATGATCCTTCCATCGCCGCCTGCCGCGTAGAGGCCGTTGTTCGGAAAGCCACCGAGCCAGCAGTGTCTGAACTCGAGCGTCCCCACGTTCTGGTTCGCTTCGATGCCGATCGGGCCGCGCCAGCGGTTGCCGGCGTTGGGCGTATTGTCGACCCACGCACCGCCGTCCGGCGCTCGGAACCGTTCGACGATCCCGTGACCGTCGGGGTCGGTGACGTTGAACAGACCCGGCCCCCACGTGCCGCTGTCGTGGAAGCCGTTTATCGTCACGTCGCGTACCTCGAGTCGATCGGCGGTGGCTTCGATCGTCCGGATCCCGGTGTCGGGGGCCGACTGATCGACGTCGAACCCCTCGAAGCGAAGGTGGCCGCCGGGACTGTACGAGACGCCGAGCCGGAACAGTCGATACTGCGGCCCGTCGAACTCGTGAAAATCCGCCGGGATCAGCGTCGCGTTCTCGCCGACGACGCCGAAGTTGTCGAAGCCCGTAAACCGGAACTGTTCGTCCATGAAGTACTCCCCCTCGGGAAACACGAGCAGCGTATCGTCACTGCGGACCTCCTCGAGTACGGGTGTAATCGATTCGGTGCCAGTATCGTCCGCGCCGGCCTCGGTCACGTCTACGACGGTCGCGTAGTCGTCGTAGTACTGTCCATACGGGTCCGACGACGCGGCGGCGGTCGACGTCAGTCCGATTCCAGCGGCACACGCCGCCACAGTTCCTCGCAAGAACCCCCTCCTCGACCGTGAAACCGATCCGTCGAGAGCTGGCCGACCGCCCTCCCCTTCGGTCGAGTGAGAACCACGAGAAACGTCACGATTCGAGCGCTGCAGATCACTTCCATCCGACATTGAAATACAAGTCGTTGTGAGTGATGATGGGGTCCAGTAGCTATGGATTCGGATGGCAAGTTTTTAAGTTCGAACGCCGACCACCGCGACGGAGGCGGACTCGCAGTTTTGCGGTCCGAAATGATTGTGCAGGCCACAATTCGGCGGTTCGGTTGCGAGCGCAGCCGATTCGTATCACTGAGAGAGACGCATTTAACGATCTGATAAGCCTCGATCGGGACGGTCACCGTCGGATCACAGTCGCG from Natrinema sp. HArc-T2 encodes:
- a CDS encoding polysaccharide deacetylase family protein, with the protein product MSQKRTTRRRFLALSGAAGITGLAGCAERIESATDQLREKSAAVTPDGSDSSTPGLTDGVPPLETEFDSRERYRQPGDSLDDFSDLDAWTIVQGSGGADEDVVFDGDQSFRLRSNGSESVIAERSLEGEDLTETDLSFAVRTTTPDSITVNLRVVDQFGSAKVYSLRQIRYRAPDVGWFRTSPGVFQQSEYEPALDHLDRLEIQVLHSMPEAEVWIDDLRTHPTPDQGYVMLSWDDGTLDYYETAAPLHDEYGFPAVQAPIPRWAEQGRDGIMSISELQDRQEAGDQIVVHGTHEPIHELDDEATINERLRRDKQWFIDNGFEGANYIVHPHNSFDKTSLEQATDYHYCGGFNQAGNVNTTSVYGFDPLALPRTIGHDLEISKRCVDLAARHNQCTILNFHTFEATNTMPKADYEALLKHIDGADVEVITFDDLWKLRTSND
- a CDS encoding PKD domain-containing protein, producing MRRDILSRRSVLTLAAGCTLTSAGVASVVGDTTATDEGMVSRTSFPIREGTDEETTVFVTSADTEGPTAVVVGGVHGNEDAGYTAAGQIADWTIDAGTLVVIPEANTVAIERGTRNDEEGTNLNRQFPEGETPQTELARAIWDVVSEYDPDVVVDLHESRGIYAGDPTDGVGQAIFYSDGDEATAADTAEYVTRNYVDDPDLSFQAGPFSSPDTEPNGLLVHKAARDLNADAFLAETLSTDIELETRVQWHRAIVERLFEDELLLEGTDTGSVSDEPVTESESDTSADGDTQPSDREPPVARIETRPRGLADTTLEPGQTVTLDASQSSDPDGNLARYEWRVGANGAFDRTGETIEVTISAPGDHPVTLRVVDDDGTTDTDRITLSAGC
- a CDS encoding glycosyltransferase family 2 protein gives rise to the protein MTRVSVIIPTYNRAATLPHAIDSALAQTIDDLEVVVVDDGSTDDTESVLAAYEDQRVRPVVHEANQGANVARNTGLEHARGEYVAFLDSDDEWHPEKLERQLAALEERSSDWVGVYCDTGYDLSGADGRLRSTAASVLARLDDEPTREGNDELVGEILADNVQPGAGSTLLVRTAVAREAGGFDEDLDRFQDPEFCLRVLEHGKLAYVDEELVVREETGSPPADVVATASERYLSAYESEVERFEEQGYEIRSSHALVLAKQYFAEGRFLRGLWHLRAASVSARTYPGVCWVAGTGVRRRPIPIVVVLVLLLVTATLGRRALTR
- a CDS encoding glycosyltransferase family 2 protein, yielding MYRDSSVGVVIPAYNEEGFVGDVIREMPAYVDRIYVIDDRSTDDTWSEILEAARADTSKHGSHDGTTVQQLVADGGATALANRATVRDTIGRVVPIEHRENRGAGGAIKTGYLAALADGVDATVTVDADGQMDLSQLPRLLDPLVEGRADYAKGNRLLSREYRAAMPRFRFIGNATLTFLTKIASGYWKTMDPQNGYTAISHDALAAIDVENLYEYYGYCNDLLVKLNVHGMRVADVAMPAVYGDEESSIAYGEYIPKVSLMLLRDFLWRLKTKYLVLDFHPLALFYLVGAATAAIGVVGTGVAVSAALSNVGTPAIQGATSLLLFVAGTAFLLLAMVFDMAESESLEQQVR
- a CDS encoding flippase is translated as MNRSIASGVFSVVSAKVVVLVVTALSTPLLYRFLGASAFGEYAFLLSVFAIYMIFVSSGITDGVRKFLAEDRAAANWSEHVVGFYFRLAILLSVLGALLLVLATRFGLVGRAFGSELTSYFYVLAALVVTAQFRDYARKTLMGFGLERYSEPLKILDKVGFVVVAVPLVYLGAGVIGALAGHLVASTLVAVIGLTLVHRRMPLSCLFSRPTKRFPRKQMLTFNSMSIALVFLLMSLYHIDIVMLQRFRESATVGNYKAALTLAEFLWFIPMALQTVFVHSTSELWSQNRLREISELASKTTRYTFLLTAVMAVGLAALADIAVPIYFGEDAMPAITPLLLLLPGSLGFALARPVLAISQGKGMLRYPVAATGAAAVINVVLNVALIPRFGMHGAAVATSIGYGSMFVFHCWSARLVGFDPLSDARLGRSILTTVLAAGPIVALSMAITNPWLALAVVPPVGFVIFVTFALLVGALDPAEPFEVLSTFPDPLGAKADAIGTWLATSGTKREERNWLHSLLFVAGLSLLVSGLTLGILGSGI
- a CDS encoding right-handed parallel beta-helix repeat-containing protein, with protein sequence MAACAAGIGLTSTAAASSDPYGQYYDDYATVVDVTEAGADDTGTESITPVLEEVRSDDTLLVFPEGEYFMDEQFRFTGFDNFGVVGENATLIPADFHEFDGPQYRLFRLGVSYSPGGHLRFEGFDVDQSAPDTGIRTIEATADRLEVRDVTINGFHDSGTWGPGLFNVTDPDGHGIVERFRAPDGGAWVDNTPNAGNRWRGPIGIEANQNVGTLEFRHCWLGGFPNNGLYAAGGDGRIIVHGGWFRNSNGANVRVGGQGSEIRWPTVEVDSTRPEDRSQRGIRIENGRNIEIYGAAVEITSPMPTSHAISVMNTCESARIDNTRLDVRGADVNHGIVVSPDTGETTIVETEVTHETAGGYPLWIRESDRTEQILAEHLTISGQAGDASGFRDGIRCERDNCRFSNVTVTQHGRDGVDRNALVNTGADMTVYQSELRASQYPFIDLGADALVRDSTLESSGGQKAVCLYDESTSPAFKKNRLVDGIRDLGASNVTTWENTYA